From Hirundo rustica isolate bHirRus1 chromosome 1, bHirRus1.pri.v3, whole genome shotgun sequence, a single genomic window includes:
- the LOC120760057 gene encoding GSK-3-binding protein-like, translating into MPCRPGERFLLLERPVAVGQAGSKEVDALVAKLGEVLQLSAQRAPPPPRVPKHLGPGSARDRAAPYSPRCCSGGGAGLLAPRGPAPPQAHTQHVEPPRPDRSGQQRVTKQLCGRGWLRSAARRRKQPPPGPGDGPAEEEDPHRLLQQLILSGNLIKEAVRRLQLAAAAAAAAASAASSGSASAGSGGADGEAAAAAAVQPLQ; encoded by the coding sequence ATGCCGTGCCGCCCGGGCGAGcgcttcctgctgctggagcgcCCCGTCGCCGTGGGACAGGCGGGCTCCAAGGAGGTGGACGCGCTGGTGGCCAAGCTGGGCGAGGTGCTGCAACTGAGCGCCCAgcgggcgccgccgccgccccgcgtCCCCAAGCACctggggccgggcagcgcccgcgACCGCGCCGCCCCCTACTCCCCGCGGTGCtgcagcggcggcggggccggacTGCTGGCGCCGCGGGGACCGGCCCCGCCGCAAGCTCACACGCAACACGTCGAGCCTCCGCGGCCGGACCGGAGCGGCCAGCAGCGGGTGACCAAGCAGCTATGCGGACGGGGCTGGCTGCGGAGCGCCGCCCGCCGGAGGAAGCAGCctccgccggggccgggcgaCGGGCCGGCGGAGGAGGAGGACCCGCAccggctcctgcagcagctcatcctTTCCGGCAACCTCATCAAAGAAGCCGTCCGGCGGCTGCAGCTggcggctgcggcggcggcggcggcggcatcCGCGGCCTCCAGCGGCAGCGCCtcggcggggagcggcggcgcggacggcgaggcggcggcggcggcggcggtgcaGCCCCTGCAGTAG